A part of Paenibacillus sp. 481 genomic DNA contains:
- a CDS encoding ABC transporter substrate-binding protein encodes MNKTWGRKLLLLTLVMTMVFPLLAACTKGEDAQSGQERVLRIGVMRGSGDDSWFRSQYTDMFEFSNKGKIKFEIVPIFNYDEQRYTQDDGMWKEPNYTEGMKKLMNSSNPVDIVYTSPSVHRALVQEGMVKDLEALMQQSKVDMNKFVPAVVDSLKALGDGKMYGFAPTYYPSALVYNKTMFSAAGVEAPKDGMTWDELFQLARRMSSGEGKNRKYGFSFSHYPNDLSDGIMSQYVPPLNLRTYDDKAEKMMINSAPWKRVFETFARLDQEKIIATHNIEMDQPKDGSYNPIQSDVFLSGRAAMVIGEFNYINNEIDTAMKSADKIKGFKRFDWDIVSMPSHPEAPGVASKVSTGEVFAINQKATNSEDAWEFIKFVSGEDWAKLRSRSTYELVSHKDYAKPKQGVNYNVEALFKSKPMQPAKNSTEELEAQKPELREVTHSGYQIMSEVFNKKKTVEQGLQEWEKKGNELLQSIKKNANKKNTTSGG; translated from the coding sequence ATGAATAAGACTTGGGGAAGAAAGCTTTTACTATTAACGCTCGTTATGACAATGGTATTTCCGCTGCTTGCGGCTTGTACGAAAGGTGAAGACGCGCAATCGGGTCAAGAACGTGTGCTGCGTATCGGAGTGATGAGAGGAAGCGGAGATGATTCCTGGTTCCGTTCACAATATACAGATATGTTCGAGTTCAGCAACAAAGGCAAAATCAAATTTGAAATTGTACCTATTTTTAATTATGACGAACAAAGATATACGCAAGACGATGGTATGTGGAAAGAGCCGAATTATACAGAAGGCATGAAAAAGTTAATGAACAGCTCTAATCCGGTTGACATTGTTTATACAAGCCCAAGTGTTCATCGTGCACTCGTGCAAGAGGGAATGGTAAAAGATCTTGAAGCGCTTATGCAGCAAAGTAAAGTGGACATGAATAAATTCGTTCCAGCTGTAGTCGATAGCTTGAAGGCATTAGGCGACGGTAAAATGTACGGTTTTGCACCGACATATTATCCGAGTGCTTTAGTATATAACAAAACAATGTTTAGCGCGGCAGGCGTAGAGGCTCCTAAGGATGGTATGACATGGGATGAATTGTTCCAATTAGCACGTCGTATGTCAAGTGGAGAAGGTAAAAATCGCAAGTACGGATTTTCTTTCAGTCACTATCCAAATGACCTCTCAGATGGAATTATGAGCCAATATGTTCCACCGTTGAATCTACGTACATATGATGATAAAGCAGAAAAAATGATGATCAACTCAGCGCCGTGGAAGCGTGTGTTTGAAACGTTTGCAAGATTGGATCAAGAAAAAATTATTGCCACACACAATATAGAAATGGATCAACCTAAAGACGGTAGCTATAATCCTATCCAATCGGATGTATTTTTATCCGGTCGTGCAGCTATGGTAATTGGGGAATTCAATTACATCAATAATGAGATTGATACAGCTATGAAAAGCGCGGACAAAATTAAAGGCTTTAAACGATTTGATTGGGATATCGTGTCTATGCCTTCACACCCAGAAGCACCTGGTGTAGCAAGTAAGGTAAGTACGGGTGAAGTGTTTGCCATTAACCAAAAAGCAACGAATTCAGAAGATGCGTGGGAATTTATTAAGTTTGTTAGTGGTGAGGATTGGGCGAAATTGCGTTCCCGCAGTACGTATGAGCTCGTATCGCATAAAGATTATGCTAAGCCAAAACAGGGTGTAAATTACAATGTTGAAGCTCTGTTCAAATCCAAGCCTATGCAGCCAGCTAAAAATAGCACAGAGGAACTTGAAGCGCAGAAGCCAGAGTTAAGAGAAGTAACACATTCTGGGTATCAAATTATGAGCGAAGTGTTTAATAAGAAAAAGACAGTTGAACAAGGACTTCAAGAGTGGGAAAAGAAAGGCAATGAACTATTGCAAAGCATTAAAAAGAATGCAAATAAAAAAAATACGACTAGCGGTGGATAG
- a CDS encoding ABC transporter ATP-binding protein: protein MIQCEGLVKIYKTEDIEVVALQGLNISVRQGELMAIIGNSGSGKSTLLNILGGLDRPSAGSVRVGKWDLLKITDDQLVEYKRDTVGFIWQNNARNLLPYLTALENVEVPMMLAGKMDRPYAKQLLEWVGLGHRLNNKLHQLSGGEQQRVAIAISLANKPQMLLADEPTGSVDTQTSDMIMNIFRRMNQEIGITIVIVTHDLSLAGKVDRVVAIRDGLTSTEFIKRNPNLDEDEEMQHNHGGGLQEVHEAYVVVDRVGRLQVPKEYLEALNIQDKASMELDGDKIIIRTPKTLEG, encoded by the coding sequence GTGATACAGTGCGAAGGTCTCGTCAAAATTTACAAAACAGAAGATATCGAAGTTGTCGCTCTGCAAGGTTTGAACATTTCTGTTCGGCAGGGCGAATTGATGGCTATTATCGGTAATAGCGGCAGCGGTAAATCGACATTATTGAACATTCTCGGCGGATTGGATCGTCCATCCGCTGGGAGCGTTCGCGTCGGAAAATGGGATTTGCTCAAAATTACCGATGACCAATTGGTGGAGTATAAGCGCGATACCGTAGGCTTTATATGGCAAAACAATGCGCGTAACTTGCTGCCATACTTGACGGCGCTTGAAAACGTTGAAGTGCCGATGATGCTGGCGGGCAAGATGGACCGCCCCTACGCGAAGCAGCTATTGGAATGGGTCGGCCTCGGCCACCGTTTGAACAATAAGCTGCACCAACTGTCAGGCGGTGAACAGCAGCGTGTCGCCATCGCGATTTCGCTTGCTAACAAACCGCAAATGCTGTTGGCGGATGAGCCAACAGGGTCGGTCGATACGCAAACGTCGGACATGATTATGAACATTTTCCGTCGTATGAATCAAGAGATCGGCATTACAATCGTTATCGTTACACACGATTTATCACTGGCTGGCAAAGTGGATCGCGTTGTAGCGATCCGTGACGGCCTGACGAGCACGGAATTTATAAAGCGCAACCCTAACTTGGATGAAGATGAAGAGATGCAGCACAACCATGGTGGGGGATTGCAGGAAGTGCATGAAGCGTATGTAGTTGTGGATCGAGTAGGCCGTTTGCAAGTACCGAAAGAGTACTTAGAAGCACTCAACATCCAGGACAAAGCGTCTATGGAACTAGACGGTGACAAAATTATTATACGAACACCGAAAACGTTGGAGGGATAA
- a CDS encoding ABC transporter permease, translating into MGIPLIRFLFRKMWNTRWLTLSTLLGLIVAVSFTVSIPMYSDGALKRVVKDQLQQNSEGIPAGSLLIRYQASAGEKTDLNGLKNVDTYIRKDVKDQIGFPAQTFVQELSLKATEVNPVDPTKVDASRVRSMSLSALTGLNDKVEWVRGGAYKDGEKNGVIEVVMLDEAMLRNDLPLGAELEYPLSGSSDKTLKVKIVGSFKAKKDTDAYWSQGFEGMMNVLYTSPETFTGTLLEQHKLQLQRSSWYYVFDLQNIQTSQLSPLKRTLDRIGIDLYQHLKGTNVEISFSSLLDEFRAESLQMQLMLFTLAAPMIAMVFYYITMNSKQALEKQQSDIAVLRSRGASTRQITMLYLLEGLLLGAVALLLAPLIGWFMAKSIGSANGFLQFVNRKSIPIGFSTDAVIAGSLAVLIAILASVIPAIVFARASIVNLKQKLARGDKKPFWQRWFLDILLLAITGYGYYMLNERQLMSFKTGMTADQLQVQPFLFFIPALAIFACGLFMLRLFPFILRLVQRLGGKFLPVPLYLTLTQLSRSARSYYPLMILLILTLGLGVYNASSARTIDLNSTERMLYKNGADVVIEPVFETKAVFERPTPPKKDDKGKGGGGNRPGPGPGGGTPRPTKSIVSELRFGVFQNLPGVEAASRVMKKKANVIVSGKSIGQGMVMGIDNVDFAKVGWFRDNDKSMFPLHPYKYLDALGKYYEEGIIVSSNVAKQYQLKAGDVVQISLEDEMVDFVIVAILPYWPSLYPDQEPFFIANLDYIFDRVSVMKYDVWLKMKPGAKIKPIMEALSKENVEYVSIKDVRAEIVAQNKQPTRGGLFGILSMGFLISVIISLIGYILYWFFNLSGRVVQFGILRAMGLSRRQLTGMLLLEQLFTAGLSIGLGILIGKLSSRIFLPFLQSAENAQMQVPPFRIVFEARDTLQLYIVVGVMMVTGATMLLLHIRRLRVHQAVKMGEER; encoded by the coding sequence ATGGGAATTCCGCTGATACGCTTTCTATTTCGGAAAATGTGGAACACTCGTTGGCTTACGCTTAGCACACTGCTTGGATTAATTGTCGCTGTTTCGTTTACGGTCAGCATCCCAATGTATTCGGACGGCGCATTGAAGCGGGTTGTCAAGGATCAGTTGCAACAAAACAGCGAAGGAATACCTGCTGGGTCTTTATTAATACGCTATCAAGCATCAGCAGGAGAAAAGACCGATTTAAACGGGCTGAAAAATGTCGACACGTATATACGTAAAGATGTGAAAGATCAGATCGGTTTTCCTGCTCAAACTTTTGTACAGGAATTATCGTTAAAGGCGACGGAAGTAAACCCTGTTGACCCGACCAAAGTCGATGCTAGCCGTGTCCGTTCCATGTCGTTATCCGCGTTAACGGGATTGAATGACAAAGTGGAATGGGTCCGCGGTGGTGCCTACAAGGACGGCGAAAAGAACGGTGTTATCGAAGTCGTTATGCTGGACGAAGCGATGCTGCGCAACGATCTGCCGCTCGGAGCAGAGTTGGAATATCCGCTGTCTGGAAGCTCAGATAAGACGCTAAAAGTAAAAATCGTCGGATCTTTTAAAGCGAAAAAAGATACGGATGCCTACTGGAGCCAAGGATTCGAAGGCATGATGAATGTGCTCTATACTTCACCAGAGACGTTCACAGGTACTTTGCTGGAGCAGCATAAATTGCAGTTGCAGCGTTCGTCTTGGTATTACGTATTTGATTTGCAAAATATTCAGACAAGTCAGCTGTCGCCACTCAAACGTACATTGGATCGAATCGGCATTGACTTGTATCAGCATTTAAAAGGCACGAATGTTGAAATTTCGTTCAGCAGCTTGCTGGATGAGTTCCGTGCTGAAAGCTTGCAAATGCAGCTGATGTTGTTCACGCTGGCGGCACCGATGATTGCGATGGTGTTCTATTATATTACGATGAACTCTAAGCAGGCATTGGAGAAGCAGCAAAGTGACATTGCAGTACTACGTAGCCGCGGGGCTAGCACAAGGCAAATTACGATGCTTTATTTGCTGGAAGGTTTGCTGCTCGGAGCTGTGGCGCTGTTATTGGCGCCATTGATAGGCTGGTTTATGGCGAAGTCGATAGGCTCGGCCAACGGATTTTTGCAATTTGTAAATCGGAAATCGATCCCGATTGGCTTCTCCACGGATGCGGTTATCGCAGGCTCACTCGCGGTACTAATCGCGATCTTAGCGAGTGTAATCCCGGCAATTGTGTTTGCACGTGCTTCGATCGTCAATTTGAAGCAGAAGCTCGCACGCGGTGATAAGAAGCCATTTTGGCAGCGCTGGTTTTTGGATATTTTGCTGCTGGCGATTACGGGCTACGGGTATTACATGCTGAATGAACGACAGCTAATGTCCTTTAAGACAGGTATGACGGCGGACCAGCTGCAAGTGCAGCCGTTTCTATTTTTCATACCAGCGCTAGCTATTTTTGCATGTGGACTGTTTATGCTGCGGCTTTTTCCATTTATTTTGCGTCTCGTACAACGACTGGGCGGCAAGTTCCTCCCTGTCCCGCTATACTTGACGTTAACGCAGCTGTCGCGTTCTGCTCGTTCGTATTATCCGCTCATGATTTTGCTCATTTTGACGCTGGGATTAGGTGTTTACAATGCCTCGTCTGCGCGGACAATCGACTTGAATTCAACAGAGCGAATGCTATATAAGAATGGAGCGGACGTTGTAATTGAGCCGGTGTTTGAAACGAAGGCCGTGTTTGAACGTCCGACGCCACCGAAAAAAGACGATAAAGGTAAAGGTGGCGGTGGAAATCGCCCTGGGCCTGGTCCAGGGGGCGGCACACCTCGACCGACCAAGAGTATCGTTTCCGAGTTACGATTCGGCGTATTTCAGAACTTGCCAGGTGTAGAAGCTGCGTCGCGTGTCATGAAGAAAAAGGCGAATGTCATCGTATCTGGTAAATCTATTGGCCAAGGTATGGTCATGGGGATTGATAATGTAGACTTTGCTAAAGTTGGTTGGTTCCGTGACAATGATAAATCGATGTTCCCACTGCATCCTTATAAATATTTGGATGCGCTTGGTAAGTATTACGAAGAAGGTATCATTGTCTCATCGAACGTAGCGAAGCAATATCAGCTTAAAGCAGGTGATGTTGTACAAATTTCGCTAGAAGATGAAATGGTAGACTTTGTGATCGTGGCCATCTTGCCTTATTGGCCAAGTCTTTATCCAGACCAAGAGCCGTTCTTTATCGCGAATTTGGACTATATTTTCGATCGAGTTTCGGTGATGAAATATGACGTTTGGTTGAAAATGAAGCCTGGCGCGAAGATTAAGCCAATTATGGAAGCTTTGAGCAAGGAAAATGTGGAGTACGTGTCCATTAAGGACGTGCGTGCGGAAATTGTGGCCCAAAATAAACAGCCGACGCGAGGCGGTTTGTTTGGAATTTTGAGTATGGGATTCCTTATCTCTGTCATTATCTCGTTAATTGGCTACATTTTATATTGGTTCTTCAATCTATCTGGACGTGTCGTGCAATTTGGTATTTTGCGGGCCATGGGACTTTCACGCAGGCAGTTAACAGGTATGCTCTTACTGGAGCAACTGTTTACGGCAGGCCTGTCAATCGGGCTAGGTATTTTGATCGGCAAGCTATCAAGCCGCATATTTTTACCATTTTTACAGTCGGCAGAGAATGCCCAAATGCAAGTTCCGCCGTTCCGTATCGTCTTTGAAGCGCGGGATACGCTGCAATTGTATATCGTCGTGGGCGTTATGATGGTGACGGGTGCAACGATGTTGCTCTTGCATATTCGTCGTCTGCGCGTGCATCAGGCTGTGAAGATGGGAGAGGAGCGTTAA
- a CDS encoding efflux RND transporter periplasmic adaptor subunit, whose translation MSTKWSTENSFPNDERKSRRAWHRYMAALMCSALLFTSACSLLPQEEEEEVLPTITAPAISKKPEHDVTTGEFTTKASSVSGKIMSEQEEALSFTLDGKKIKNVLVKTGDNVKAGQKIAELDMEQVAKDIRKEKLELRKTEAALKKELRDAEAIDPVQLEEKKVNYQLALDSIADKEKDMAKGVLTAPFDGTVVSVKSNKKGENSKSYETIAVVANTSRLVVAVEMDKDDLTKVSPGMETEVSINNFQQKFKGKVKALPTVSADSSPPSDRPDEAKHEKVENFMIVQLDKVPKGLTRGTPLSADVILNRKKNAVIIPPSALREVGGRTYVQVVDEKGKREVDIEVGLRDHTQIEVIKGLTPGQKVVGR comes from the coding sequence ATGTCTACGAAATGGTCGACGGAAAATTCATTTCCTAATGACGAAAGGAAATCACGCCGTGCATGGCACCGCTATATGGCGGCCTTGATGTGCAGTGCATTGTTGTTCACCTCTGCCTGTTCCCTGCTGCCGCAAGAAGAAGAAGAGGAAGTCCTCCCTACTATTACGGCACCGGCGATCTCAAAAAAACCAGAGCATGATGTAACGACTGGTGAATTCACGACAAAAGCTTCATCGGTTTCGGGCAAAATCATGTCCGAACAAGAGGAAGCATTATCTTTTACGCTGGATGGTAAAAAGATTAAAAATGTACTCGTAAAAACGGGAGATAACGTAAAAGCGGGGCAAAAAATTGCTGAGCTTGACATGGAGCAGGTGGCTAAAGATATACGTAAAGAAAAGCTTGAACTTCGTAAGACGGAAGCAGCATTAAAGAAAGAGCTGCGCGATGCAGAAGCGATCGACCCTGTGCAGCTGGAAGAGAAGAAAGTTAACTATCAACTGGCGCTAGATTCAATTGCCGATAAGGAAAAAGATATGGCCAAAGGCGTGCTGACCGCACCATTTGACGGCACTGTTGTCTCCGTAAAGAGTAATAAAAAAGGCGAGAACTCGAAATCGTATGAGACGATTGCCGTTGTTGCGAACACGTCACGCTTAGTCGTTGCTGTTGAAATGGATAAAGACGACTTGACGAAAGTTTCCCCAGGTATGGAAACGGAAGTCAGCATTAATAATTTTCAGCAGAAATTTAAAGGTAAAGTAAAGGCATTGCCGACGGTTAGCGCTGACTCGTCGCCCCCTAGTGACCGCCCTGATGAGGCTAAGCATGAAAAGGTCGAGAACTTTATGATCGTGCAATTAGATAAAGTGCCAAAAGGTCTTACTCGCGGAACACCGCTTAGCGCGGATGTTATCCTGAACCGCAAGAAAAATGCGGTTATCATTCCACCATCAGCATTGCGCGAGGTAGGCGGACGTACATATGTGCAAGTGGTTGATGAGAAAGGAAAACGTGAAGTTGACATCGAAGTTGGGCTTCGAGACCACACGCAAATCGAGGTAATTAAAGGGCTCACGCCTGGACAGAAAGTAGTGGGTAGGTAA
- a CDS encoding ABC transporter ATP-binding protein produces MKWLRRTKKQDPAQSTPDLAANEQNDTQQNAEYITNKPESTIEKWPARAVPVSQDEKLLEVRGVERVFDVGSEKLHVLKGIHMEVRPGQLVMLKGRSGSGKTTLLNMLGGLDVPTQGEILFRGDVLSAWSDEKRTKTRRNDVGFIFQAYALMPLLSAYENVELSLRMANIPRHLWKARVTHCLEMVGLGKRMSHRPFEMSGGEQQRVAIAKSIAHKPLLLLADEPTAELDSQMGAQVMGVFKQIIATENIAICMTTHDPTILEVADHVYEMVDGKFIS; encoded by the coding sequence ATGAAGTGGCTTCGCAGGACGAAAAAGCAGGACCCCGCACAGTCAACCCCGGATCTCGCGGCCAATGAGCAGAACGATACGCAACAAAACGCGGAATACATAACTAACAAACCAGAATCAACGATAGAAAAATGGCCCGCACGCGCTGTACCCGTATCGCAAGATGAAAAATTGCTCGAAGTTCGCGGTGTAGAACGGGTGTTTGACGTTGGAAGCGAGAAGCTCCATGTCCTTAAAGGCATTCATATGGAAGTCCGCCCAGGACAGCTCGTCATGCTTAAAGGCCGTTCAGGCTCTGGTAAGACGACGCTGCTTAACATGCTAGGTGGGTTAGATGTGCCAACCCAAGGTGAAATATTGTTCCGTGGGGACGTATTGTCCGCATGGAGCGATGAGAAGCGTACCAAGACCCGGCGGAACGATGTTGGCTTTATTTTTCAGGCATACGCACTTATGCCTTTGTTGTCAGCTTATGAAAATGTGGAACTTTCGTTGCGTATGGCGAATATCCCACGCCACTTGTGGAAAGCTCGTGTCACTCACTGCTTAGAAATGGTCGGATTGGGCAAACGGATGAGTCATCGCCCGTTTGAGATGTCCGGTGGTGAGCAGCAGCGTGTTGCGATAGCGAAATCTATTGCTCATAAGCCGTTGTTGCTGCTGGCTGATGAGCCAACAGCTGAACTTGACTCGCAAATGGGCGCGCAAGTTATGGGGGTATTCAAGCAAATTATCGCAACTGAAAATATTGCAATTTGTATGACAACCCACGATCCTACAATTTTGGAGGTAGCAGATCATGTCTACGAAATGGTCGACGGAAAATTCATTTCCTAA
- a CDS encoding MFS transporter, whose translation MFNLLGNSEFAKLFWGRVVANLGDSFYMIAAMWLVYDLGGSTFYTGLAVFLISIPCLFQFLLGPLIDYWPLRRMLAVSQICQAVLLLMIPVAYAFQFLSVTFVLTIMPIIALLNQLVYPAQSSALPKLLSKEDLTKGNSLFMVANQGSDAAFNALAGVLVGLIGAISLFYMNAVVFVVSALIFASLKVVSTVVTSHTSVNSESNANFSDTTSSADEKYSKPASSSLSQMLRTYGLQLKEGITILLNPYIIRIMFGVLVINFAGGAIFAILPQFGASPNHYGFLLSAIGIGSIIGYLIAPRFNMEKYKLGMLYVVAFLVCGLAWIVSAQISIAWLSILVFGLGWVPGGVTNIVANVFLQTIVPEHLMGRVYAATASFGGLATPLGSLAGGYVGQMFSSHVVVMLGGLLIVLVSLYWLIDPVIRRMPAATQFDATMLIEAGVHHSDSIGKIAKQA comes from the coding sequence TTGTTCAACTTATTGGGGAATTCGGAATTTGCTAAGCTGTTTTGGGGACGTGTCGTAGCTAATTTAGGTGATAGCTTTTATATGATTGCTGCGATGTGGCTCGTATATGATCTTGGAGGCTCTACCTTTTATACAGGTTTGGCTGTGTTTTTAATAAGCATCCCGTGTTTGTTTCAATTTTTGCTGGGACCACTCATTGACTACTGGCCTTTACGGCGCATGCTCGCTGTGTCGCAAATCTGTCAAGCTGTCTTATTACTTATGATTCCAGTCGCGTATGCGTTTCAATTTTTATCGGTCACATTCGTCTTGACGATTATGCCGATTATCGCGCTACTCAATCAACTTGTCTACCCTGCTCAATCTAGTGCGCTCCCTAAGTTACTTTCTAAAGAGGATTTAACAAAGGGCAACTCCTTGTTTATGGTCGCCAATCAAGGGAGTGATGCTGCTTTTAACGCATTAGCAGGTGTGCTCGTAGGCTTAATCGGTGCGATCAGCTTGTTCTATATGAATGCCGTCGTCTTTGTCGTTTCAGCACTTATTTTTGCTTCATTAAAGGTCGTATCGACAGTAGTAACCTCACATACAAGCGTGAACTCAGAATCTAACGCTAACTTTAGCGATACAACATCGTCAGCTGACGAAAAGTATTCGAAGCCAGCAAGCTCTAGCCTGTCACAAATGTTACGTACATATGGCCTCCAATTAAAAGAAGGTATAACGATTCTTTTAAATCCGTATATCATTAGAATCATGTTTGGCGTACTCGTCATCAATTTCGCGGGTGGAGCCATATTTGCGATATTACCCCAGTTCGGCGCAAGTCCAAATCATTATGGGTTCTTACTGTCTGCAATAGGCATAGGCAGTATAATCGGCTACTTGATTGCGCCTCGGTTCAACATGGAGAAGTATAAGCTAGGTATGCTTTACGTGGTTGCCTTCCTCGTGTGTGGTCTCGCATGGATAGTGTCTGCGCAAATTTCGATTGCATGGCTATCTATCTTGGTGTTTGGCCTCGGTTGGGTGCCAGGTGGAGTAACGAACATTGTCGCCAATGTATTTTTACAGACGATTGTGCCTGAACATTTAATGGGACGTGTCTATGCGGCTACAGCTAGCTTTGGTGGACTGGCTACGCCATTAGGCTCCTTAGCGGGTGGATATGTGGGTCAAATGTTCAGTAGCCATGTTGTCGTTATGCTGGGTGGATTGCTTATTGTGCTTGTTTCACTCTATTGGCTTATAGATCCGGTTATTCGGCGTATGCCGGCTGCGACACAGTTTGATGCTACTATGTTAATAGAAGCAGGGGTACATCACAGCGATTCTATCGGTAAAATCGCCAAGCAAGCCTAA
- the pyrE gene encoding orotate phosphoribosyltransferase — protein sequence MTTTTLEKTIAQHLLNIQAVALRPNEPFTWTSGIKSPIYCDNRLTMGYPEIRSTIAEGFASLVKQYAPDAEVIAGTATAGIPHAAWVADKLGLPMAYIRDKAKGHGKQNLIEGQIRPGQKVVVIEDLISTGGSSLKAAQAVREVGAEPLAVLAIFSYQFDKATNIFAEAGIPFHTLSNYTALVDTALELGTIQPADVEVLQAFRSNPTSWGV from the coding sequence ATGACAACGACAACACTTGAAAAAACAATTGCCCAGCACCTGCTTAACATTCAGGCTGTAGCGCTTCGACCGAACGAGCCATTTACGTGGACATCTGGCATTAAGTCGCCTATTTATTGCGACAACCGCCTAACGATGGGGTATCCCGAAATCCGCAGCACGATTGCGGAAGGCTTCGCATCGTTAGTCAAGCAATATGCGCCTGACGCAGAAGTCATTGCAGGGACGGCAACCGCAGGTATTCCGCATGCTGCATGGGTGGCCGATAAGCTAGGCTTGCCGATGGCGTACATTCGCGATAAGGCGAAAGGACACGGCAAGCAAAATCTAATCGAAGGCCAAATTCGTCCAGGTCAAAAAGTCGTTGTCATTGAAGACTTGATTTCAACCGGCGGAAGCTCGCTTAAAGCGGCACAGGCAGTGCGCGAAGTGGGTGCAGAGCCGCTCGCTGTACTCGCCATTTTTAGCTACCAGTTTGACAAGGCGACGAACATTTTTGCGGAAGCGGGCATTCCATTCCACACGTTGTCGAACTATACAGCGCTTGTGGACACGGCGCTTGAACTCGGAACGATTCAACCTGCTGATGTTGAAGTGCTGCAAGCATTCCGCAGCAACCCAACATCTTGGGGTGTATAA
- the pyrF gene encoding orotidine-5'-phosphate decarboxylase, which produces MLAGNDAASRIMVALDYPDVDAARVLVRQLEGIPCYMKVGMQLFYAAGPEFVKELKQHGYRVFLDVKMHDIPNTVKGGANSVTKLGVDMFNIHAAGGVNMMQAALEGVEAALRDNPELTRPTVIAVTQLTSTDGRTMNEEIGIQGPVEEAVVRYARFAQQAGLDGVVASPQEVIRIKAACGESFQTVTPGIRPAGSELLDQSRVMTPQEAFAQGTDYIVIGRPITGAKDPRAAILAIIEELTNK; this is translated from the coding sequence ATGTTAGCTGGCAACGATGCAGCAAGCCGAATTATGGTTGCGCTAGATTATCCGGATGTCGATGCGGCGCGTGTGTTAGTACGTCAATTAGAAGGCATCCCGTGTTACATGAAGGTAGGCATGCAGCTATTTTACGCGGCTGGGCCAGAGTTCGTGAAGGAACTAAAGCAGCATGGCTATCGCGTGTTCCTCGATGTGAAAATGCACGACATTCCGAATACGGTAAAAGGCGGAGCCAATAGTGTAACGAAGCTAGGTGTCGATATGTTCAACATTCACGCTGCAGGTGGCGTCAACATGATGCAGGCTGCATTGGAAGGCGTTGAAGCCGCGCTGCGAGACAACCCCGAGTTGACACGGCCCACGGTAATTGCGGTTACGCAGTTGACGAGCACTGATGGGCGTACGATGAATGAAGAAATCGGTATTCAAGGACCGGTTGAGGAAGCGGTCGTACGGTATGCTCGCTTCGCACAACAGGCTGGATTGGATGGCGTCGTAGCATCGCCACAAGAAGTCATCCGCATTAAAGCAGCTTGCGGAGAGTCGTTCCAAACGGTGACACCGGGCATTCGCCCAGCTGGCAGTGAATTACTTGACCAATCGCGTGTAATGACACCGCAAGAGGCATTCGCTCAAGGAACCGACTACATCGTCATTGGCCGTCCTATTACGGGGGCAAAGGATCCACGCGCTGCCATACTAGCTATTATTGAGGAGCTGACAAACAAATGA